In Escherichia ruysiae, a genomic segment contains:
- a CDS encoding sensor domain-containing phosphodiesterase produces the protein MYSITEKLNSRFNTAVILAVTVYIVLSFITAIDFHKKIAENSAQINLILINNNLNNFFSKVEKEADALKDAIYLLHDEDEIKRAVLHRMKKIDAVNLVGIMLNNGKYLSFIRTENGEVKFLGQSEPGKPFIGDDGDISDNYFNPESRPWNKLPRGTYSKWSPWYNCYGIAGKKCFSFSLRPSEEEKKSFALKLIHLDLDEKYFSNFLNKLAGDSDILFMEQNKRIMVGNEKSMLHLIVRDLSGSYNISNNSGNYTDNVISLPRLPDVRFHYFHYQKSEDTNINKYFTLMFLCGLVCFCLLWYIVEKITRKIKGESSKLIEHLKKLANSVYRNDTIDIVQNDSGEIVELKKIINNISDKYKERMDRLLNLVSYEQGSCFYINKAIIETNNKTYLAIGMLCIYGLEFVEAVYGSQKFHEIFNDIKSKISQKYSKYCDIVKISTETYLLLCHTDCEEFIEKLSVLNFPEHIFCIRNIYIHKIAICENFSGENVSIYERKLKLALTAMRENKESEFIFYDDIKVHELDQKVWVAGNIKKAIASNELYLVYQPIVDMDNNRVVGAEALCRWLSCENGVIPPSIFVPVAEEIGLIKELGDFVLETAISEFGVFSCEYEVANDFLLHINVSPWQLNEFDFHTRVLTLINAFGVNAEQICLEITESAVKDINDSFYNNINILKENGIKISLDDFGSGLADLKKLYKVRPDSIKIDSEFTSGIFDETNKVVYFISSLAREENMPVIAEGVETESQARELQKLGFSHVQGYLYQKPLPFSEWHIDSKPKKRK, from the coding sequence ATGTATAGCATTACCGAAAAATTAAACTCAAGATTTAACACTGCGGTTATATTAGCTGTTACTGTCTATATTGTCTTGTCATTTATTACCGCAATTGATTTCCATAAAAAAATAGCAGAAAACTCTGCACAGATTAACCTTATACTCATCAATAACAATTTGAATAATTTTTTTTCTAAAGTTGAAAAAGAGGCTGATGCATTAAAAGATGCAATCTATCTGTTACATGATGAAGATGAAATAAAGCGAGCAGTCCTTCATCGCATGAAAAAAATAGACGCGGTTAATTTAGTAGGGATAATGCTCAATAATGGAAAATATCTTAGCTTTATTCGAACTGAGAATGGGGAGGTAAAATTTCTGGGGCAATCAGAACCCGGTAAACCTTTTATTGGTGACGATGGTGATATCAGCGATAACTACTTTAATCCGGAATCACGACCATGGAATAAATTACCAAGGGGGACTTATTCAAAATGGTCACCATGGTATAATTGTTATGGTATTGCCGGAAAAAAATGTTTTTCGTTTTCACTACGACCATCCGAAGAAGAAAAAAAATCATTTGCTTTGAAGCTAATACATCTGGATCTTGATGAAAAATATTTCAGTAATTTTTTAAATAAACTGGCTGGTGATTCTGATATTTTATTCATGGAACAGAACAAAAGGATTATGGTGGGTAATGAAAAATCAATGTTACATCTTATTGTCCGTGATTTATCGGGAAGTTATAACATAAGCAATAATAGTGGCAACTATACAGATAATGTTATCTCACTCCCCAGGCTTCCTGATGTCAGATTCCATTATTTCCACTATCAAAAATCAGAAGATACAAACATCAATAAATATTTTACACTGATGTTTTTATGTGGCTTGGTTTGTTTTTGTTTATTATGGTATATCGTTGAAAAAATAACAAGAAAAATCAAAGGTGAATCCAGCAAACTGATAGAACATCTGAAAAAATTAGCTAATTCAGTATATCGCAACGACACAATTGATATTGTGCAAAATGACAGTGGTGAGATTGTTGAACTCAAAAAAATCATTAATAATATCAGCGATAAATACAAGGAGCGTATGGACCGATTACTTAATCTTGTGTCCTATGAACAAGGAAGTTGCTTTTATATTAATAAGGCTATTATTGAAACTAATAATAAAACCTATTTGGCAATTGGTATGCTTTGCATCTATGGATTAGAGTTTGTTGAAGCGGTATATGGAAGTCAGAAATTTCATGAGATTTTTAATGATATAAAATCTAAGATATCACAAAAATATTCAAAATATTGTGATATCGTAAAAATCTCAACTGAAACATACTTGTTGCTATGTCACACTGATTGCGAAGAGTTCATCGAAAAATTATCGGTTTTAAACTTTCCTGAACATATATTTTGCATAAGAAATATATATATCCACAAGATTGCCATTTGCGAAAATTTTTCAGGGGAAAATGTATCGATTTATGAAAGGAAACTGAAACTGGCATTAACAGCTATGCGGGAAAATAAAGAATCTGAATTTATTTTTTATGATGACATCAAAGTCCATGAGCTTGATCAAAAGGTCTGGGTGGCAGGAAATATAAAAAAAGCGATTGCGAGTAATGAGCTTTATTTAGTATATCAACCGATTGTTGATATGGATAATAATAGGGTTGTAGGCGCGGAGGCGTTATGTCGCTGGTTGTCCTGCGAAAATGGGGTAATACCGCCATCAATTTTTGTACCTGTTGCTGAAGAAATAGGATTAATTAAAGAACTGGGTGATTTTGTTCTCGAAACAGCTATTAGCGAATTTGGGGTGTTTAGTTGTGAATATGAGGTTGCTAACGATTTTCTCCTGCATATCAATGTTTCTCCCTGGCAATTAAATGAATTTGACTTCCACACTCGTGTTCTTACTTTAATTAATGCATTTGGTGTAAATGCTGAACAAATCTGCCTGGAGATCACCGAGTCAGCAGTAAAAGATATAAATGATAGCTTTTACAATAATATAAATATTTTAAAAGAAAATGGTATCAAGATTTCCCTTGATGATTTCGGAAGTGGATTAGCTGACCTGAAAAAACTTTATAAAGTGAGACCTGATAGCATTAAAATTGATTCAGAGTTTACCTCTGGTATTTTCGATGAAACTAACAAAGTTGTATATTTTATATCCAGTCTTGCTCGTGAAGAAAATATGCCGGTAATAGCTGAAGGTGTTGAAACTGAAAGTCAGGCTAGAGAGTTGCAAAAATTAGGATTCTCTCATGTTCAGGGATACTTATACCAGAAACCGTTACCGTTTTCAGAATGGCATATAGACAGCAAACCGAAAAAAAGAAAATAA
- a CDS encoding GGDEF domain-containing protein, with protein sequence MFKYKKKAAVICFLYFLCVAVVTCYLYTIYVKGRINSVKVSIVDSGLAIANVSEYRRSVSNNIFYELEVSPEELLKKIRNSFAGYENPGYLYDLGPYMISDGKCIKVTTKGDNFCDDIVSSIRVINEFERGIISLKNKCYVYYAHPIAKRTSLISVVDPERYLSLIRNQSGEREDIYVSFYDINDNEKKIAGDDFLINDAVFEMSAITLSYSYLPEMMFIIAYKKSKYLYICAFFVFASAISAVIMYVYYVKLLRDIINKGRLEKESILSNHQYDLRGENLFFNTEEINAIREIYDFGTCDALTRASGRRSFDKEIKILRKSFGYLCLFDVDKFKTINDKFGHLFGDEVLIKLVNIIKEELPRREGEIYRFGGDEFAIIYYEKDKNKLSRILHRVVHFAIGGLNCSCSIGVASTDECMNNIERLKLLADERLYKSKQNGRAQITWC encoded by the coding sequence ATGTTCAAATATAAAAAAAAGGCGGCAGTGATCTGTTTTTTGTATTTTTTGTGCGTCGCTGTAGTAACTTGTTATTTATACACCATTTATGTTAAAGGCCGCATTAATTCGGTGAAGGTATCTATTGTAGATAGTGGGCTTGCAATAGCTAATGTTTCTGAGTATCGCCGCTCAGTATCTAATAATATATTTTATGAACTTGAGGTTTCGCCAGAAGAGTTGTTAAAAAAAATACGCAATAGCTTTGCTGGCTATGAAAACCCTGGATATTTGTATGATCTCGGTCCTTATATGATTAGTGATGGTAAATGTATCAAAGTTACAACGAAAGGGGATAATTTTTGTGACGACATAGTTTCCTCTATTCGGGTAATTAATGAATTTGAAAGAGGCATTATTAGCTTAAAAAATAAGTGCTATGTTTATTATGCTCATCCCATTGCAAAACGTACAAGTTTGATATCAGTGGTAGATCCTGAACGTTATTTATCTTTGATAAGAAATCAATCAGGGGAACGAGAAGATATCTATGTCTCATTTTATGATATTAATGATAATGAAAAGAAAATCGCAGGTGATGATTTTTTGATAAATGATGCAGTATTTGAGATGTCAGCTATCACTCTGTCGTATTCTTATCTTCCAGAAATGATGTTTATTATTGCCTATAAAAAAAGTAAATATCTATATATATGTGCGTTTTTCGTTTTTGCGTCGGCAATATCTGCAGTCATAATGTATGTTTATTATGTTAAATTATTGCGTGATATTATAAATAAGGGTAGATTGGAAAAAGAATCTATATTGTCGAATCATCAATATGATTTACGTGGAGAAAATCTATTCTTTAATACGGAAGAGATTAATGCAATTCGAGAGATATATGACTTTGGCACTTGTGATGCATTAACCAGGGCTTCTGGTCGCCGGAGTTTTGATAAAGAAATCAAGATACTGAGAAAAAGTTTTGGCTACCTGTGTCTATTTGATGTGGATAAATTTAAAACCATTAATGATAAGTTTGGTCATTTATTTGGTGATGAAGTACTCATCAAACTTGTTAATATCATTAAAGAAGAGTTACCCCGTCGTGAAGGGGAAATATACCGGTTTGGCGGTGATGAGTTTGCTATTATTTATTATGAGAAAGATAAAAATAAGCTATCAAGAATTTTGCACAGAGTTGTTCATTTCGCCATTGGTGGGTTAAATTGTAGTTGCAGTATAGGTGTTGCCAGCACAGATGAGTGCATGAATAACATTGAACGGTTGAAATTGCTGGCAGATGAACGGTTATATAAAAGTAAGCAAAATGGCCGAGCACAGATAACGTGGTGTTGA
- a CDS encoding APC family permease: MAGNVQEKQLRWYNIALMSFITVWGFGNVVNNYANQGLVVVFSWVFIFALYFTPYALIVGQLGSTFKDGRGGVSTWIKHTMGPGLAYLAAWTYWVVHIPYLAQKPQAILIALGWAMKGDGSLIKEYSVVALQGLTLVLFIFFMWVASRGMKSLKIVGSVAGIAMFVMSLLYVAMAVTAPAITEVHIATTNITWETFIPHIDFTYITTISMLVFAVGGAEKISPYVNQTRNPGKEFPKGMLCLAGMVAVCAILGSLAMGMMFDSRNIPDDLMTNGQYYAFQKLGEYYNMGNTLMVIYAIANTLGQVAALVFSIDAPLKVLLGDADSKYIPASLCRTNASGTPVNGYFLTLVLVAILIMLPTLGIGDMNNLYKWLLNLNSVVMPLRYLWVFVAFIAVVRLAQKYKPEYVFIRNKPMAMTVGIWCFAFTAFACLTGIFPKMEAFTAEWTFQLALNITTPFVLVGLGLIFPLLARKANTK; the protein is encoded by the coding sequence ATGGCTGGGAACGTTCAGGAAAAACAGTTGCGATGGTACAACATTGCTTTGATGTCATTTATTACCGTTTGGGGCTTTGGCAACGTTGTAAATAACTATGCCAACCAGGGACTGGTGGTTGTTTTTTCATGGGTATTTATTTTTGCGCTCTATTTCACACCTTATGCCCTGATTGTCGGCCAGTTAGGTTCGACCTTTAAAGACGGGAGAGGGGGCGTTAGTACCTGGATTAAACATACCATGGGGCCAGGGCTGGCTTACCTTGCAGCATGGACCTACTGGGTGGTGCATATTCCTTATTTGGCACAAAAACCACAGGCAATACTGATCGCGCTCGGTTGGGCGATGAAAGGCGATGGTTCGTTAATCAAAGAATATTCGGTCGTAGCGTTACAGGGGTTAACGCTGGTGCTGTTTATCTTCTTTATGTGGGTTGCCTCCCGAGGCATGAAGTCACTGAAAATTGTTGGTTCAGTGGCAGGGATTGCGATGTTTGTCATGTCGCTCCTCTATGTGGCGATGGCGGTAACCGCGCCTGCGATTACTGAAGTGCATATTGCGACTACTAATATTACCTGGGAAACATTCATACCACATATCGATTTCACCTACATTACCACCATTTCAATGCTGGTTTTTGCGGTTGGTGGTGCTGAGAAGATTTCTCCTTACGTTAACCAAACACGCAACCCAGGAAAAGAATTTCCAAAAGGGATGTTGTGTCTGGCGGGCATGGTAGCAGTATGTGCGATTCTCGGCTCACTGGCGATGGGGATGATGTTTGACTCGCGCAATATTCCCGATGATTTGATGACTAACGGTCAGTATTACGCCTTCCAGAAGCTGGGGGAGTATTACAATATGGGTAATACCTTAATGGTGATTTATGCCATTGCGAACACTCTGGGGCAAGTTGCCGCACTGGTATTTTCGATTGATGCACCGCTTAAAGTGTTATTAGGCGATGCCGACAGCAAATATATTCCAGCAAGTTTATGTCGTACCAACGCTTCTGGTACGCCGGTTAATGGTTATTTTCTGACTCTGGTGCTGGTGGCGATCCTGATTATGCTACCGACTCTCGGCATCGGTGATATGAACAATCTCTATAAATGGCTGTTGAATCTTAACTCGGTAGTGATGCCGCTGCGTTATTTGTGGGTATTTGTTGCGTTTATTGCTGTCGTTCGCCTGGCGCAGAAATATAAACCAGAGTATGTCTTTATTCGTAATAAGCCGATGGCAATGACCGTCGGGATATGGTGTTTTGCCTTTACCGCTTTTGCCTGCCTGACAGGAATTTTCCCTAAAATGGAAGCCTTCACTGCAGAGTGGACATTCCAATTGGCACTGAACATTACTACGCCATTTGTCCTCGTTGGACTGGGGCTGATATTCCCGCTGCTTGCACGTAAAGCGAATACAAAATAG